The Rhodopseudomonas palustris genome window below encodes:
- a CDS encoding ribonuclease T2: MRHFTVRRRSLLAALAVCIAAFAVTAARAQDRRQNAPGEFDFYVLALSWSPSYCEQASERGNTGRSQQIQCGGRPFSFVVHGLWPQYERGFPEYCQRPSPRLDRRIMNAMLDLMPAPGLIYNEWDKHGTCTGGSARDYFENIRKARAAVRVPPDFIDAKEARTVTPAEVEEAFIKVNPGLSSSAIAVICDRTRLTEVRICMSKDLQFRACEEIDRRACRRDRLAVPPVRGG, encoded by the coding sequence ATGCGTCATTTCACCGTTCGCCGGCGGTCGTTGCTCGCCGCCTTGGCCGTCTGTATCGCCGCATTCGCGGTCACCGCCGCTCGCGCCCAGGACCGGCGCCAGAACGCGCCCGGCGAGTTCGATTTCTACGTGCTGGCGCTGTCGTGGTCGCCGTCCTATTGCGAGCAGGCCTCCGAGCGCGGCAATACCGGGCGCTCGCAGCAGATCCAGTGCGGGGGGCGCCCGTTCTCCTTCGTGGTGCACGGGCTGTGGCCGCAGTACGAGCGCGGCTTTCCGGAATATTGCCAGCGGCCGTCGCCGCGGCTCGATCGCCGCATCATGAATGCGATGCTCGACCTGATGCCGGCGCCGGGGCTGATCTACAACGAGTGGGACAAGCACGGCACCTGTACTGGCGGCTCGGCGCGTGACTACTTCGAGAACATTCGCAAGGCGCGCGCCGCGGTGCGCGTCCCGCCGGACTTCATCGACGCCAAGGAGGCCCGGACGGTCACGCCGGCCGAGGTCGAGGAAGCCTTCATCAAGGTCAATCCCGGCCTCAGCAGTTCGGCGATCGCCGTGATCTGCGACCGCACCCGGTTGACCGAGGTCCGGATCTGCATGAGTAAGGATCTGCAGTTCCGCGCCTGCGAGGAGATCGACCGCCGCGCCTGCCGTCGCGACCGGCTGGCAGTGCCTCCGGTCCGTGGCGGCTGA
- a CDS encoding DUF3617 domain-containing protein: MNRAGTFGLCALPLLIASTTAALAIDLPTRKAGLWELKMARAGAAGEEIAMQHCTDEATDKKMTSSFQPMSDEVCSKQDTQKTATGYVIDAVCSTAGMTATSRSEITGDFNSAYSVKVTSHHEKPLPGVPKDATMTLDAKWLGPCKSGQRPGDIVMPGGIKMNIADIEKLKALMPKPK, encoded by the coding sequence ATGAATCGAGCGGGTACATTCGGGCTCTGCGCGCTGCCGCTGCTGATCGCTTCGACGACGGCTGCGCTGGCGATCGACCTGCCGACCCGCAAAGCGGGGCTGTGGGAGCTGAAGATGGCGCGGGCCGGCGCTGCGGGCGAGGAGATCGCCATGCAGCACTGCACCGACGAGGCCACCGACAAAAAGATGACCTCGTCGTTCCAGCCGATGTCCGACGAAGTCTGCTCCAAACAGGACACGCAGAAGACCGCCACCGGCTACGTCATCGACGCCGTGTGCAGCACCGCCGGCATGACGGCGACGTCGCGGTCCGAGATCACCGGCGATTTCAACTCCGCCTATTCGGTCAAGGTGACCTCGCATCACGAGAAGCCGCTGCCGGGCGTACCCAAGGACGCGACCATGACGCTCGATGCGAAATGGCTCGGTCCCTGCAAGAGCGGCCAAAGGCCCGGCGACATCGTGATGCCCGGCGGCATCAAGATGAACATCGCCGACATCGAAAAACTCAAGGCGCTGATGCCGAAGCCGAAGTAG
- a CDS encoding DUF2946 family protein, with amino-acid sequence MTAIVLAAMLYCNVGWQGMPFEAWVGMGWVRANIRSGERLALIALALQFALSFGHFHGIDGPAQALAQAASAIGPDAPDTDHHHNAAADLCAICAVVSMAGTMLDAAPPALPLRRADPLHYRIAAVAAADPSPQPGGFQPRAPPAS; translated from the coding sequence TTGACAGCCATCGTTCTTGCCGCGATGTTATATTGTAACGTCGGTTGGCAGGGCATGCCGTTCGAGGCTTGGGTGGGCATGGGCTGGGTGCGGGCAAATATCCGATCGGGAGAGCGGCTGGCGCTGATCGCGCTCGCGCTCCAGTTCGCCCTGTCGTTCGGACACTTCCACGGCATTGACGGTCCCGCGCAAGCACTCGCACAAGCGGCCTCGGCCATTGGCCCGGACGCACCCGATACCGATCACCATCACAACGCCGCGGCCGATCTGTGCGCGATCTGCGCCGTCGTCTCGATGGCGGGCACGATGCTCGACGCCGCGCCGCCGGCCTTGCCGCTCCGGCGTGCGGACCCACTGCACTATCGCATCGCCGCGGTGGCTGCCGCCGATCCGAGCCCGCAGCCCGGTGGTTTCCAGCCGCGCGCGCCTCCCGCTTCCTGA
- a CDS encoding TonB-dependent receptor: MSFAFKRALLLGSAAFVAFDGLPASQAFAQTATALPEVVVTAPSPIVRRHSAPPTRPATRVAAPARQRGTAPAETPPVVAQPAAALPGTLPIVTDQFATVTVVPNEEIRRNGGGTLGDLLNNKPGITGSSYAPGGASRPIIRGLDVNRVNIIENGIGSNGASDLGEDHFVPIDPLSTNQVEVIRGPATLRYGSTAIGGVVSATNNRIPDALPPCAAPFQSYGLPVKAPAAIGGSPGCMNAEVRSAVSSVDRGVEGAVLLDAAGNNVAVHADVYGRNTSDYNVPSYPYAAPGLPFNGRQTNSATQAAGASIGGSYLFDGGFIGASITQTNSIYRIPGPEGVEFGTRIDAKQTKFNAKGEYRPDAAAIEAIRFWVGATDYKHNEIGRTVEDDPTTDGTRQTFTNREQEGRLEVQLTPFNAGFAAVTTAVGVQAGHQELTAPSPDDPTSPLNGLFDPNKNTRVAGYIFNELQFTNTTKAQVAGRIEHVELSGTTPSSVPEIFDLNTDPSAIGAATSRNLSFTPKSFSLGLIQALPWGLSASITGQYVERAPKPAELFSRGGHDATATFDIGNPNLKMETAKSVEVGLRRADGPFRFEITGYYTQFSGFIYRRLTGNTCEEVECIAGGGLELNQAVYSQRDATFKGGEFQSQLDVAQFYGGTWGIENQFDVVRATFADGTNVPRIPPVRLGGGLFWRDANWLARINLLHAFAQNDVAEIAETTTPGYNLLKAEVSYRTKLNPNVWGAQEMLVGLVGNNLLNENIRNSVSYSKDNVLMPGIGVRAFANLKF, encoded by the coding sequence ATGTCATTCGCCTTCAAACGCGCGCTCCTGCTCGGCAGCGCAGCCTTCGTCGCCTTCGACGGCCTGCCGGCATCGCAGGCCTTCGCGCAGACCGCCACCGCGCTGCCGGAAGTCGTCGTCACCGCGCCTAGCCCGATCGTGCGCCGCCACAGCGCGCCGCCGACCCGGCCCGCAACCCGCGTGGCCGCTCCCGCACGACAGCGCGGAACTGCTCCGGCCGAAACGCCGCCCGTCGTCGCCCAGCCGGCGGCAGCGCTGCCCGGCACGCTGCCGATCGTCACCGACCAGTTCGCCACCGTCACGGTCGTTCCGAACGAAGAAATCCGGCGCAATGGCGGCGGCACGCTCGGCGACCTGCTGAACAACAAGCCGGGCATCACCGGCTCGAGCTACGCGCCGGGCGGCGCCAGCCGGCCGATCATTCGCGGCCTCGACGTCAATCGCGTCAACATCATCGAGAACGGCATCGGCAGCAACGGCGCCTCCGATCTCGGCGAAGATCATTTCGTGCCGATTGATCCGCTCTCGACCAACCAGGTCGAAGTGATCCGCGGCCCGGCGACGCTGCGCTACGGCTCGACCGCGATCGGCGGCGTGGTCAGCGCTACCAACAACCGCATCCCCGACGCGCTGCCGCCCTGCGCCGCACCGTTCCAGAGCTATGGCCTGCCGGTGAAGGCGCCGGCGGCGATCGGCGGCTCGCCGGGCTGCATGAATGCGGAAGTTCGCAGCGCCGTCAGTTCGGTCGATCGCGGCGTCGAAGGCGCGGTGCTGCTGGATGCGGCCGGCAACAACGTCGCCGTCCATGCCGACGTCTACGGCCGCAACACCAGCGACTACAATGTTCCGAGCTATCCCTATGCGGCGCCTGGCCTGCCGTTCAACGGACGGCAGACGAACTCGGCCACACAGGCGGCCGGGGCCTCGATCGGCGGCTCGTACCTGTTCGATGGCGGCTTCATCGGCGCGTCGATCACGCAGACCAATTCGATCTACCGGATCCCCGGCCCCGAGGGGGTGGAGTTCGGCACACGGATCGATGCCAAGCAGACCAAATTCAACGCCAAGGGCGAGTATCGGCCCGACGCGGCCGCGATCGAGGCGATCCGGTTCTGGGTCGGCGCCACCGACTACAAGCACAACGAGATCGGCCGCACTGTCGAGGACGATCCGACCACCGACGGAACGCGGCAGACCTTCACCAACCGCGAACAGGAAGGCCGACTCGAGGTGCAGTTGACGCCGTTCAACGCCGGCTTCGCCGCGGTGACGACGGCGGTCGGCGTGCAGGCCGGCCATCAGGAATTGACCGCCCCCAGCCCCGACGACCCGACCAGCCCGTTGAACGGCCTGTTCGATCCCAACAAGAATACCCGAGTTGCCGGCTACATCTTCAACGAACTGCAGTTCACCAACACCACCAAGGCGCAGGTGGCAGGTCGCATCGAACACGTCGAGCTGTCGGGAACGACGCCCTCCTCGGTGCCGGAAATCTTCGACCTCAACACCGATCCCAGCGCGATCGGCGCGGCCACCTCGCGCAACCTGTCGTTCACGCCGAAGAGCTTCAGCCTCGGCCTGATCCAGGCGCTGCCGTGGGGCCTGTCGGCCAGCATCACCGGGCAATATGTCGAGCGCGCACCGAAGCCCGCCGAATTGTTCTCGCGCGGCGGCCACGACGCCACCGCGACCTTCGACATCGGTAATCCCAATCTGAAAATGGAGACGGCAAAGTCGGTGGAAGTCGGCCTGCGCCGCGCAGACGGACCGTTCCGGTTCGAGATCACCGGCTACTACACGCAGTTCAGCGGCTTCATCTACCGGCGGCTGACCGGCAACACCTGTGAGGAAGTCGAGTGCATTGCCGGCGGCGGCCTCGAACTGAACCAGGCGGTCTATTCGCAGCGCGATGCCACCTTCAAGGGCGGCGAATTCCAGAGCCAGCTCGACGTCGCGCAGTTCTATGGCGGCACCTGGGGCATCGAGAACCAGTTCGACGTGGTGCGCGCCACCTTCGCCGACGGCACCAACGTGCCGCGGATCCCGCCGGTGCGCCTCGGCGGCGGATTGTTCTGGCGCGACGCCAACTGGCTGGCCCGCATCAACCTGCTGCACGCCTTCGCCCAGAACGACGTCGCGGAGATCGCCGAGACGACGACGCCCGGCTACAATCTGCTGAAGGCCGAGGTCAGCTACCGGACCAAGCTCAATCCCAATGTCTGGGGCGCGCAGGAGATGCTGGTCGGCCTGGTCGGCAACAACTTGCTCAACGAGAACATCCGCAACTCGGTGTCCTACAGCAAGGACAACGTGCTGATGCCCGGCATCGGCGTGCGGGCATTCGCGAATTTGAAGTTCTGA
- a CDS encoding N-acetyltransferase: MTDLSLTILPETPNDAQPIERLHERTFGPGRFVLSAYRLREHVDHINALSFTARIGTLLVGSVRQLPILIGDTPALLLGPLTVEPPFRARGVGRALLDRALADAKAQGHKLILLVGDEPYYSRVGFKKIPKGRVTMPGPVDANRLLVIELADGAFEDVGGPIRPDWSRARTA, translated from the coding sequence ATGACCGATCTGTCCCTCACCATCCTGCCCGAGACCCCGAACGACGCCCAGCCGATCGAGCGGCTGCACGAGCGGACCTTCGGTCCCGGCCGTTTCGTGCTCAGCGCCTATCGGCTCCGCGAGCACGTCGACCACATCAACGCGCTGTCGTTCACGGCGCGGATCGGCACGCTGCTGGTCGGCTCGGTGCGGCAATTGCCGATCTTGATCGGCGACACGCCCGCGCTGCTGCTCGGCCCGCTGACGGTGGAGCCGCCGTTCCGCGCGCGCGGCGTCGGCCGTGCGCTGCTCGACCGCGCGCTGGCGGACGCCAAAGCGCAAGGGCACAAGCTGATTCTGCTGGTCGGTGACGAGCCGTATTACAGCCGCGTCGGCTTCAAGAAGATTCCGAAAGGCCGGGTGACGATGCCCGGCCCGGTCGATGCCAACCGGCTGCTGGTGATCGAACTGGCCGATGGCGCGTTCGAAGACGTCGGCGGCCCGATCCGTCCGGACTGGAGCCGGGCGCGGACGGCCTAA
- a CDS encoding mechanosensitive ion channel family protein, with protein sequence MTAFAKAIVRSLLIVWALLAVNAAFAQIPAPNGNGNGTPPAKVEEKPADPLGRDTPAGMVSGFINAAAEQNYDKAAQYLDLSQEKGAWGPSVAQQLQRILDQGGYVFSRLRLSADAAGDQDDGLAPDQDRFGAVRTENGSVDLIAQRVDGKDGVKIWLVSAKTVGDLPALSRTVTSSLVDKILPYALRDEYRLAGVPAGHWLAVIVLAVLTFSIVWAITAAILWVVFRFRGPESRVSRVLSASALPIRLFLTAMLLRIALVMTGVAIVARQHMSGATELLGWIALSWIVWRVVDALAEFAIARMTLRGRLSMLSAVTFIRRSVKFALVAFAAIAGLNALGYNVTAGLAALGIGGIAIALGAQKTIEHLVGSLTLVTDQPMRVGDFCKFGETMGTIEDIGMRSTRIRTLDRTLVTVPNGALAAVQIENFSRRDKFWYHPILDLRYETTPDQMRSLIATMREMLLEHPKVDNDPARVRLLGFGPSSLRVEIFAYIHAVSMDEFLEVQEELTLGLMEIVEAAGTGFAFPSQTVYVARDKTPSAGRSPQLAPGEQPESESGGPQRPTGAAARA encoded by the coding sequence TTGACGGCATTTGCGAAGGCGATCGTCAGATCGCTGCTGATTGTATGGGCACTCCTGGCGGTAAATGCCGCCTTCGCTCAGATTCCGGCGCCGAACGGCAATGGGAACGGCACTCCGCCGGCGAAAGTGGAGGAAAAGCCCGCCGACCCGCTCGGCCGCGACACGCCGGCCGGAATGGTCTCCGGGTTCATCAATGCCGCCGCCGAGCAGAATTACGACAAGGCTGCGCAATATCTCGATCTCAGCCAGGAGAAGGGCGCCTGGGGGCCGAGCGTCGCGCAGCAACTCCAGCGCATCCTCGACCAGGGCGGCTACGTCTTCTCGCGGTTGAGGTTGAGCGCGGATGCCGCCGGCGACCAGGACGACGGGCTGGCGCCGGACCAGGACAGGTTCGGGGCCGTGCGCACCGAAAACGGCAGCGTCGATCTGATTGCGCAGCGGGTCGATGGCAAGGACGGCGTCAAGATCTGGCTGGTGTCGGCGAAGACGGTCGGCGACCTGCCAGCGCTGTCGCGCACGGTGACGTCGAGTCTGGTCGACAAGATCCTGCCCTATGCGCTCCGCGACGAGTACCGCCTCGCCGGCGTTCCGGCCGGCCATTGGCTCGCCGTCATCGTGCTCGCGGTGCTGACGTTTTCCATCGTGTGGGCGATCACCGCCGCGATCCTCTGGGTGGTTTTCCGCTTTCGCGGCCCGGAGTCCCGCGTCAGTCGTGTGCTGAGCGCCTCGGCTCTGCCGATCCGGCTGTTCCTCACGGCGATGTTGCTGCGGATCGCGCTGGTGATGACCGGCGTCGCGATCGTCGCGCGTCAGCACATGTCCGGCGCCACCGAACTGCTCGGCTGGATCGCGCTGTCCTGGATCGTCTGGCGCGTGGTCGATGCGCTGGCCGAATTCGCGATCGCCCGGATGACGCTGCGCGGGCGGCTGTCGATGCTGTCGGCGGTGACGTTCATTCGGCGCAGCGTCAAATTCGCGCTGGTCGCCTTTGCGGCGATCGCGGGGCTCAACGCGCTGGGCTACAACGTCACGGCGGGCCTCGCCGCTCTGGGCATCGGCGGTATCGCCATCGCTCTCGGTGCGCAGAAGACCATCGAACATCTGGTCGGCAGCCTGACGCTGGTGACCGATCAGCCGATGCGGGTGGGCGACTTCTGCAAGTTCGGCGAGACGATGGGCACGATCGAAGACATCGGGATGCGCTCGACCCGGATCCGGACGCTCGACCGCACGCTCGTCACCGTGCCGAACGGCGCGCTGGCCGCGGTGCAGATCGAGAATTTCAGCCGCCGCGACAAGTTCTGGTATCACCCGATCCTCGACCTTCGCTACGAGACCACGCCTGACCAGATGCGGAGTCTGATCGCCACGATGCGAGAGATGCTGCTGGAGCATCCCAAAGTGGACAACGATCCGGCGCGGGTCCGGCTGCTCGGGTTCGGACCGAGTTCGCTGCGGGTCGAGATCTTCGCCTATATTCACGCCGTGAGCATGGATGAATTCCTGGAAGTCCAGGAAGAGCTGACGCTGGGGCTGATGGAGATCGTCGAGGCCGCCGGAACCGGCTTCGCCTTTCCGTCGCAAACGGTCTACGTCGCACGCGACAAGACGCCGTCGGCCGGCCGCTCGCCGCAGCTTGCCCCTGGGGAGCAACCGGAGAGCGAAAGCGGTGGCCCGCAGCGGCCGACTGGCGCAGCGGCCCGCGCCTGA
- a CDS encoding NUDIX domain-containing protein: MPAFQSLRLKLEPALRRVFHLYWRFARGMTLGARGVVLDEQDRVFLIQHSYVAGWHLPGGGVEVGETFLDALRRELMEEGRIELTGEPELHGIFFNGHVSPRDHVAVYVVRRFRQDRAPEPNREIVASGFFDVADLPGETTFGTRLRIAEVLGREPRRTTWR, translated from the coding sequence TTGCCGGCCTTTCAGAGTCTGAGACTGAAGCTCGAGCCGGCGCTGCGGCGGGTGTTTCATCTGTATTGGCGGTTCGCCCGCGGTATGACGCTCGGGGCGCGCGGCGTGGTGCTGGACGAACAGGATCGCGTCTTCCTGATTCAGCACAGCTATGTCGCCGGCTGGCATCTGCCGGGCGGTGGCGTCGAGGTCGGAGAGACGTTCCTCGATGCGCTCCGCCGTGAACTGATGGAAGAAGGCCGGATCGAGCTGACGGGCGAGCCCGAACTGCATGGTATTTTCTTCAACGGCCACGTTTCGCCGCGTGATCACGTCGCCGTCTATGTGGTGCGGCGGTTCCGCCAGGATCGCGCGCCCGAGCCCAATCGTGAAATCGTCGCCTCCGGTTTCTTCGATGTCGCCGACCTCCCCGGGGAGACGACATTCGGGACTCGATTGCGAATCGCCGAAGTGCTCGGGCGCGAGCCGCGGCGCACGACATGGCGCTGA
- a CDS encoding metallophosphoesterase: protein MIFTLAHLSDPHLPLPPKPRFADLASKRMLGYLNWTRNRHSIHRREILDALVGDLQAQQPDHIAVTGDLVNIALPDEFAPARSWLESVGPPDRVSLVPGNHDTYITATAAQFGESFADYISGDDGAPGYPYLRRRDHVALIGVSSAVPSAPFMATGRLGEAQRARLETLLQGLASERVFRVLLIHHPLRSRSRFKRLTDASALIALLQRHPVDLVLHGHDHVHATIRIDTPTGTIPVIGVPSASAFNDHHRPSAAYNLFAISEANDGWRCEHRSRGFAGTETVQELRDPVML, encoded by the coding sequence ATGATTTTCACGCTGGCGCATTTGTCCGACCCGCATCTGCCGCTGCCACCGAAGCCGCGGTTCGCCGATCTCGCAAGCAAGCGCATGCTCGGCTATCTGAACTGGACCCGCAACCGGCACAGCATCCATCGCCGCGAGATACTCGACGCGCTGGTCGGCGACCTGCAGGCGCAGCAGCCCGACCACATCGCCGTCACCGGCGATCTGGTCAACATCGCGCTCCCCGACGAATTCGCCCCGGCACGAAGCTGGCTCGAAAGCGTCGGGCCGCCGGATCGCGTCAGCCTCGTGCCCGGCAATCACGACACCTATATCACCGCCACCGCGGCCCAGTTCGGCGAGAGCTTCGCGGACTACATCAGCGGCGACGACGGGGCGCCCGGCTATCCCTATCTGCGCCGCCGCGACCATGTCGCGCTGATCGGCGTATCGAGCGCGGTGCCGTCCGCGCCGTTCATGGCGACCGGACGGCTCGGCGAAGCGCAGCGTGCGAGGCTGGAGACGTTGCTGCAAGGGCTGGCCTCCGAGCGCGTGTTTCGGGTGCTGCTGATTCACCACCCGCTGCGCTCGCGCTCACGGTTCAAACGGTTGACCGACGCCAGCGCGCTGATCGCCCTGCTGCAGCGCCATCCGGTCGATCTGGTGCTGCATGGCCACGACCACGTCCACGCCACGATCCGGATCGATACGCCGACGGGCACGATCCCGGTGATCGGGGTGCCGTCGGCGTCGGCGTTCAACGATCACCACCGCCCGTCGGCCGCCTACAATCTGTTCGCGATCAGCGAAGCCAATGACGGCTGGCGCTGCGAACACCGCAGCCGCGGCTTTGCCGGCACCGAAACGGTGCAGGAGCTGCGAGACCCGGTGATGTTGTAG
- a CDS encoding isocitrate lyase translates to MNFQPRGISDLAIQKPASYQSEIEAAEALLKDKGTWNGVKAEAVARMRLQNRFKTGLDVARYTAALMRADMAAYDADSTKYTQSLGCWHGFIAQQKLISVKKHFGTTDRTYLYLSGWMIAALRSEFGPLPDQSMHEKTSVPALIEELYTFLRQADARELNTIFRDLDAARKAGDKAKETALIEKIDNFQTHVVPVIADIDAGFGNAEATYLLAKKMIEAGACALQIENQVSDEKQCGHQDGKVTVPHEVFLAKIRACRHAFLELGVEDGIIVTRTDSLGAGLTQQIAVSHAPGDIGDQYNSFLDCEEVDATKVGNGDVIISREGKLLRPKRLPSNLYQFREGTGADRCVLDCITSLQNGADLLWIETEKPNIEQIASMVDRIREVIPNAKLAYNNSPSFNWTLNFRWQVYDEMKAAGKDVSQYNRAELMKAEYDNTPLALEADEKIRTFQADSAKRAGIFHHLITLPTYHTAALSTDNLAKEYFGEQGMLGYVKNVQRQEIRQGIACVKHQDMAGSNIGDDHKEYFAGEAALKAGGAHNTMNQFG, encoded by the coding sequence ATGAATTTCCAGCCACGTGGCATCAGCGATCTGGCCATCCAGAAGCCGGCTTCCTATCAGAGCGAAATCGAGGCGGCCGAAGCCCTCCTCAAGGACAAGGGCACCTGGAATGGCGTCAAGGCCGAAGCCGTGGCCCGGATGCGCTTGCAGAACCGCTTCAAGACCGGCCTCGACGTCGCGCGCTACACCGCCGCGCTGATGCGTGCCGACATGGCGGCCTATGACGCCGACAGCACCAAATACACCCAGTCGCTCGGCTGCTGGCATGGCTTCATCGCGCAGCAGAAGCTGATCTCGGTGAAGAAGCATTTCGGTACCACCGATCGCACCTACCTGTATCTGTCGGGCTGGATGATCGCGGCGCTGCGCTCCGAATTCGGCCCGCTGCCCGACCAGTCGATGCACGAGAAGACCTCGGTGCCGGCGCTGATCGAAGAGCTCTACACCTTCCTGCGTCAGGCCGACGCCCGTGAGCTCAACACGATCTTCCGCGACCTCGACGCTGCCCGCAAGGCCGGCGACAAGGCCAAGGAAACCGCGCTGATCGAAAAGATCGACAATTTCCAGACCCACGTCGTGCCGGTGATTGCCGACATCGACGCCGGCTTCGGCAATGCCGAGGCGACCTATCTCTTGGCCAAGAAGATGATCGAAGCCGGCGCCTGCGCGCTGCAGATCGAGAACCAGGTGTCCGACGAAAAGCAGTGCGGCCATCAGGACGGCAAGGTCACGGTGCCGCACGAGGTCTTCCTGGCGAAGATCCGCGCCTGCCGCCACGCCTTCCTCGAACTCGGCGTCGAAGACGGCATCATCGTCACCCGCACCGACTCGCTCGGCGCAGGCCTGACCCAGCAGATCGCCGTTAGCCACGCCCCCGGCGACATCGGCGACCAGTACAACAGCTTCCTGGATTGCGAAGAGGTCGACGCGACCAAGGTCGGCAATGGCGACGTCATCATCAGCCGCGAAGGCAAGCTGCTGCGTCCGAAGCGCCTGCCCAGCAACCTGTACCAGTTCCGCGAAGGCACCGGTGCGGATCGCTGCGTGCTCGACTGCATCACCTCGCTGCAGAACGGCGCCGACCTGCTGTGGATCGAGACCGAGAAGCCGAATATCGAGCAGATCGCCTCGATGGTCGACCGCATCCGCGAAGTCATCCCGAACGCCAAGCTGGCCTACAACAACTCGCCCTCGTTCAACTGGACGCTCAACTTCCGTTGGCAGGTCTATGACGAGATGAAAGCGGCCGGCAAGGACGTCAGCCAGTACAACCGTGCCGAGCTGATGAAAGCGGAGTACGACAATACCCCGCTGGCGCTCGAAGCCGACGAGAAGATCCGGACCTTCCAGGCCGATTCGGCCAAGCGCGCCGGCATCTTCCATCATCTGATCACATTGCCGACCTATCATACGGCAGCGTTGTCGACCGACAATCTCGCCAAGGAATATTTTGGCGAGCAGGGCATGCTGGGCTATGTGAAGAACGTGCAGCGCCAGGAAATCCGTCAGGGCATCGCCTGCGTGAAGCATCAGGACATGGCCGGCTCGAACATCGGCGACGATCACAAGGAATACTTCGCCGGCGAGGCCGCTTTGAAGGCCGGCGGCGCCCACAACACGATGAACCAGTTCGGCTAA
- a CDS encoding helix-turn-helix domain-containing protein, with protein sequence MAGETGKKLFVGPRFRRIRQQLGLSQTQIAEGLGISPSYINLIERNQRPVTAQILLRLAETYDLDLRDLATADEDRFFAELNEIFSDPLFRQIDLPKQELRDLAELCPGVTHSLQRLYAAYTEARRGETLVAAQMADRDEGTRFEANPIERVRDLIEANRNYFPELEQAAEAVRDELNVGSQEVYGALADRLRERHSITTRIMPVDVMRETLRRFDRHRRQLLISELVDSQGRAFQAAFQTGLTEYGSAFDGIVNRAGALDETARRLYRITLGNYFAAALMMPYAAFHAAAEQLNYDVNVLAQRFNAGFEQVCHRLTTLQRPNARGVPFFLLRVDNAGNVSKRFSSGTFPFSKFGGTCPLWNVHSTFDTPDRLLKQVIELPDGSRYFSIAQMVRRPVAPHPQPQPRFAIGLGCEIRHASKLTYAAGMDLEKAEGTPIGVNCRLCERENCSQRAEPPITRTLILDENTRRASSFAFSNAREL encoded by the coding sequence ATGGCGGGTGAAACCGGGAAAAAGCTGTTCGTCGGGCCCCGGTTCCGGCGAATCCGGCAGCAACTCGGCCTTTCGCAGACCCAGATTGCCGAAGGGCTCGGAATCTCGCCGAGCTATATCAATCTGATTGAACGGAACCAGCGTCCCGTGACCGCCCAGATCCTGCTCAGGCTGGCGGAAACCTATGATCTCGATCTGCGCGACCTCGCCACCGCCGACGAGGACCGATTCTTCGCCGAACTCAACGAGATCTTCTCCGACCCGCTGTTCCGCCAGATCGACCTGCCGAAGCAGGAACTGCGCGACCTCGCCGAACTGTGCCCGGGCGTCACTCATTCCCTGCAGCGATTGTACGCCGCCTACACCGAAGCGCGGCGCGGCGAGACGCTGGTCGCGGCGCAGATGGCCGATCGCGACGAGGGCACGAGGTTCGAGGCCAACCCGATCGAGCGCGTCCGCGACCTGATCGAGGCCAACCGCAACTATTTCCCGGAGCTCGAGCAGGCCGCCGAGGCGGTCCGCGACGAACTCAATGTCGGCTCGCAGGAGGTCTACGGCGCCCTCGCCGACCGGCTGCGCGAGCGGCATTCGATCACCACCCGGATCATGCCGGTCGACGTGATGCGCGAGACGTTGCGCCGGTTCGATCGCCACCGCCGGCAATTGCTGATCTCCGAGCTGGTCGACTCGCAGGGCCGGGCGTTTCAGGCCGCGTTCCAGACCGGCCTCACCGAATACGGCAGCGCGTTCGACGGCATCGTCAATCGCGCCGGCGCGCTCGACGAGACCGCGCGACGGCTCTACAGGATCACGCTCGGCAACTACTTCGCCGCCGCGCTGATGATGCCCTACGCCGCTTTCCATGCCGCCGCCGAACAGCTCAACTACGACGTCAACGTGCTGGCGCAGCGCTTCAACGCCGGCTTCGAACAGGTCTGCCACCGCCTCACGACGCTGCAGCGGCCGAATGCGCGCGGCGTGCCGTTCTTCCTGCTGCGGGTCGACAATGCCGGCAACGTCTCCAAGCGATTCTCGTCCGGCACCTTCCCGTTCTCGAAATTCGGCGGCACCTGCCCGCTGTGGAATGTGCACTCGACCTTCGACACGCCGGATCGCTTGCTGAAGCAGGTGATCGAACTGCCCGACGGCAGCCGCTACTTCTCGATCGCCCAGATGGTGCGCCGGCCGGTGGCGCCGCACCCGCAGCCGCAGCCGCGCTTCGCCATCGGGCTCGGCTGCGAAATCCGCCACGCGTCGAAACTGACCTACGCCGCCGGGATGGATCTGGAGAAGGCCGAAGGCACCCCGATCGGCGTCAACTGCCGCCTCTGCGAACGCGAAAACTGCAGCCAGCGCGCCGAGCCGCCGATCACACGGACGCTGATCCTGGACGAGAACACGCGGCGGGCGTCGAGCTTCGCGTTCAGCAATGCGAGGGAACTGTGA